The Salvia miltiorrhiza cultivar Shanhuang (shh) chromosome 2, IMPLAD_Smil_shh, whole genome shotgun sequence DNA window caaaattttgtgaaaaaaatttaaaataagcttaaaaTTCCTGTATTTTAAGagtcaataactttaataataatagggcaaattgcatgaaaatacctcactttataccaaattcgacaaactttttaattgtagcaagaaATTGAACgacctttcaatttattgcaattggCATCCCCGGTGTTTTTCCAGCCAAATTAAATTAGGGGTTTTGCTTGCGTATCATTAGTATCTGGTATGTCACCCTCTCCCTACCACGTCACCCTCCCTATCCTCCTCCCACGTCACTCTTCCCTCTTCCCCCTCCCCTTCTCCCCGTCGGTTGTCCCCCTTTCTCCACTGCCGCCACTTCCtccccccccctctctctctctctctctctttctctctctcttccactcGATTCCCAACAGATTCAAGCAGGAAATTGCAAAGGAACGAAGGGGAGGCCCAATCTTCCTGCTCCTTCCGTAAGCGGCTGATTTCAGCCCAATTAACCGCTTCCTTCATCTGCCTCAATTTCATATGCTCGAGGAATGAAAGGAACGAACGAAGGAAATTGCAAAGGAACGAAGGGAAGGCCCAATCTCTCTGCCAAGTTTTTCCACAGCCGCTGCGGCTCTGCAAATCCGGCGAACGCCGACTTCCTCTGCCTCAATTTCATAAGCCCTAAATGTCCTCTTACTTCACAATTTGCGGTTGAGCCCTAAATTTCCTCTCTTCCTCAATCTCAATGGAAACACACAATTGGGGGAGAAAAGTCGAACCCCGGTTGAGCCCTAAATTTCCTCTCTTCCTCAATCTCAACAGATCCATTGCTGCCGCCTTTGGGAGCCCAGCAAGAGTCGACACGCCTGGGTGGTTTCTCGATTCGCCGTCGGGCTTCGGGTTCGTCCCCAGTCACAATCGCCTGGATACCTCCCGGAAGATCCGCCGCCACAACCGCCGCTACAATTTCGTATCTGAAATTTTTAGGACTCAAGAGTTGTGTTTGAGGCTATTGGTGTGTCAATTCTGTTGGTGGGGGAGGGCGACGAAGGGGGAGGTCGGCGGAGGGGTGAGGTGGGATTtttgatgagagagagaatggagttaagagagagtgtgtgtgtgtgaaagagAGGGAGTGAAGAGTGGGTGGGTGGGTGTGATTTGACATTTttatgccacgttggcattccggcttTCACGTTGGTGGTCCGGCTGCCAACTCggatttaatttggccggaaaaacACCGGGGATGccaattttaataaattgaaaggtcgttcaaattattgttacaattaaaaagtttgtcaaaaaaccggAATTTgtataaagtgaggtatttttatgcaatttgcccataataatattactaGTTGCATTTATATATTTAAGGCGCCTATCAAcagaaaaaataagaagaaaaaagaaaaaataagaaagcatatATTGGTATTTCGAGTGCATCACGTGAGTCTAATTGAACATGTTACTTCGGATTCGGATTCACTCAAAActtaaaagttatatttatttaaagattaaaattaaaaaaaaaaattctctcctctctcatattttttttgaataaatctgtttttcaattcttttttatttttatctttattaattttcaattttttaactattttttgccttaatatcaatttttttattgtgatttctcctttatctttttaattttttttcaatattcaactcaGATATATTcagtttaaattattttttattatatttataaatatgataattaagttgatactaatttatataaatttaatgatataaaaatatttctcgtgcattgcatattttataaagatataattttaaattttcatttgcGTTGTCCTCAATGCAAAAGTttaactttttcatttttcacgtaataactaaaaataaatatagtaaaaaaatatacacTTTTCCAATACTCGAATTTCAATGGCTGGGAGTCCGGAATGCTTATTCGGAACGGAATgagtaattattttaaaaagctaTTTTGTGAAGTAGACAAACTAATCTTGACTTTATCACTTTACCATATGAAATTGAGCATTGAGCAAGACATGTGTGATGATGATGACCGACCTCATTTCAAATTCAACTTCACCCTTTTTGTTTTTCCCCTTGCATCAAAATTTGTTTTACCAATAAATGAACAAATTAAGCAAgaaaacagaaattatgttgtTTTCACGATAGTTATGTCACATCCTTACTCGTATATACTTAGGAGTACATATTAATTTTCTTTGTGTTTATTAGCAATTATAATTTGAAAGATGATTCTCGTATTCGATAAGTTTTTGTAATTCGTTCGACCTAATTTATGTCTTATTTGATTCTATATACttattcatatataatataaGTGAACGCAAATTATTACTGTGTGCATGTGTTGAAAAGTTAGATGTATGACTAGTTGACTACAACATGAAAAAATAAAGGAAGATGATTACATAGCGTAGCTTCTTTTTTGTACTAGGCTTTGTTTTTATTTACGTACTGTTTGTTTATTTGAGCTTTCCATAATGAATTCCGTGTTTCGAGGATAAGATTCTTTAACTACAATTTcaccttatttatttatacacaTAGAATTTAGAACATTATAATTATTTCATATGTTCGTTGACCTTGGGAATTTCTCGGTCAAGTTCCATTTATATACAAGGTCGAGGAAAAAACTTAGACGTTGATCATAAAGAAAGAATTTATTATTTGAACATTCATGGTCTAATAGTAAAAAGAAttcaaaatgaatttactatattttgattatttccTTAAAAAGTATATTTCTttagccaaaattttatttactaAATACAGGTTTAGATTATTTGACTCGTCAAAGTTATTTTAGccattattatattaatttaatccAATTTTAGCTAAATTAGACTATTCCTATAATAAAGCAAATCCTTATGAGTAGAGTTTACTAAGTCACtcaattttaattcaacttaataaattggtaatagtttttttttttttttttgatcgggcaaagtcatgttagatgttagtaattagttccccatccactccaagaaccccTTATCtgtccattcaccaaaatccaccttatatctccaatctccaattcgctcccaagaggaatcgaacccgggtcacttcacttaagtgaggacccggtggccagtgggctaagccccctggttaatAAATTGGTAATAGTTATATACATGTTTTTATTGTAGTCTGTcccataatttaatattattttctatttctaataaaaatactctacataattttataaaatgtggATCTCTTACTCAACTTTAATCATTTTAACACTCCCATAAAGATTCCTTATGAGACTCTTATTAAAATATTCTTATAAAAGTGAAATCACTCATAATAcactcaatcactttattaaaactcgtttCATTCTCAAATGAATACTAAATTAAGGGACaaagaataattaattattgaaatcATTTTTTGGATGTTTTAAGTAGAAAGGATAGAAGGTCCACCATTTTACCTATGTCCTGATGAAGGCTAAAAAGTTGACAACCTCTAAAAgatttattgaaattttaaattcagTATGTTTTTTAATTTATCATCTTTTGAATATCTTGATAAAATCCTTTTTGTTAATAAAGAGATTTAATTAGGTTTCAAATTCTGTCGTTCCACATTCTCCTTTCTTGTTACTGTGATAATGGTTGTGATTGGAGCGGGGGGGGTGCTGAAACCCCCTCCCAAactttaagattttttttttgaagagcaaattttaagatttttaaatatatatatatatagggttgggttcatgtggatccctatgcttataatagatccgtagatccaaatctagaccacacatttatgacatgtggcgcatcaagatggtgacacgtggcaaggtatttcaaggcaaaatctggagaggggtaaaattggaatgtaatttttggatttaataattaaaaaaatatatattttttttagattttttcaaaatagatatattttagatgcatatagtttcacacgaatatgcataaagttttcacatgaaattaatgcataactttgaacagaaaaatgcatttgatttttacagttttggtattttcaccaccccaccccgcaccaccccccaacccaccccacaccaccccccaaccctccccattaccaccccccaaaatagtcatgtttcacatgcatataaaatcaaacaaaagtgcataaagattttacataaaaatgcattaaattatacaaaaaatgcatttcattttaataaatctggtattttccccacccccccccccaattttttttttcaaaattgattttttgattgttgagtcgctgacccacccaccccccccccccccaaattaaaaaaaaaaaaaaaaactgattttctgaccgctaaccccccacccaccctccagcccaaaaaaaattatattttttcaaaaaatgtaatgcatttttatgtgaaaatatatgcatttttgtgtgaaagtatatgcatttctgtgcgaaagtatatgcatgtaaaacgtgtaatttttttatgcatgtaaaaatcaatttttccaaaaaaaaaaaaattttttttttggggatgGGGTGGGGGgttcagtggtcagaaaatcagtttttgaggaaataaaaaaataaaaaaaaattgtttttttggtggggggtgggggtaggggtgggtcagtggtcagaaaatcagtttttaaaaaaaaaaaaaattttgggagggggggtggggggtgggtgggggggtgggggtagggggtgggtgggggttgggttctgggtggggtggggtggggtggggttcaggggtgtggggggtggggtgaaatcttatgcatttttatatgaaactttatgcatttttatatgaaagttcatgcattctcgtatgaaactttatgcatctaaaatatacctattttgagaaaatctaatttttttttaatttcaaaaattacattccaattttacccctctccagattttgccttgaaatgtctttatgcatcttgatgcaccacatgtcataaatgtgtggtctagatttggatctacggatctattataagcattgggatctacatgatcccattcatatatatatatatatatatatatatatatatatatatatatatatatggagaggttcaaataagaaccactaaataaaattagaacagagaaccattttaagccattcgatcatcaagatctacggtggatgcatcatcttggtggatgaatgcagatcctgggttcgaatcctgaagggagcaaaaaatttattattttcaaatgcattaaatttaatagcgaatgcattaatttatatagtagatgcattgattttaatggttcttatgttctcacgataagtgtggttctcattataaccgcaccctatatatatatatatatatatatatatatatatatatatatataggtctatattataaaagaaatttgttttacaaaagttgatttgcttgttatattcttccatatataattaatttaaagataattatgttattttaaactatataatctataaaaatattatacattattgctattattattgtcttttaataaaaaaataccaaaaatgtacgaaatgacaaaaaaaaagtttgtaatgtattgaaattaatttgtaatatattgaaactatataatctatgaaaatgttgttatttatTACTTACTATTgtgctcgtcttttaataaaaaatgctttaaaaatacagaatgccccccaaaaatttgtaatgtattaaaactaatttgttatatattaaaattatataatctatgaaaatattgttctttattattactattatgctcgtcttttaataaaaaaaataccttaaatatacggaatgtccaaaaaaaaattctcaaagAATTCAGCCCTATCCCAAATTAATTCTTGGCTCCGCCACTTATCGGTGATATTATGCGGTGGTACTATGCTTAGTTTGGAACAATAGATGACATTGCGAGGAAGAAATTGGAGATGAGCTTTTAGTTGAGTGGTtgcttatattttttatatttttatattaaaggACAAGTGgttgtttatattttttatatatcgtTCAACGAATTGAGTGGTTCATAGTTTGGCTCAGTATGCAATAAGGTATGATTACCCGACTTTTCCATATTTTTCTAGTTGATTGAAGGATATTATAACTTGTAAGAGATGATCTTATTGAATAAATACCATATCTTTACATTctcgtaaaaaaaaaatattgagttACTCCCACTTGCATATCATATAGGAGATCACGCATtcctaataaaaaaaaaaaagagaaacttAAAAATCCCAAATAATATTACAAATGCATTTGTCATAACAATTCATTAAAAATGTTTATACAATGAaactattaaaatgagattATACACCTATTAATTATTCAAGTTTATCcatatactccatccatccgacccacgaatcttgacatgtctggtttcgacacgagaattaaggagttgtagattaatattttaagtgtgtaggtaataaagtataaaagtcaTAAAGTCGGagataaggtaataaagtgataaagtaggagagaaaatgtaattaagaccccttatttttggactaattattatcttatttggaaatatgtcaagattcgtgggacgaaatGAGTAATAAGCAAGAATTTATTCGTCCGTCggaataaagaaaaataaaagaaaatctcttaaattcaatattaccctaaattctaattttaagattatAATTTGCGGAACAAAAGTTTGTctattcctaaaaaaaaaaggttaatagTGTAATCAATGATCATACTATACATTATTTTAACGGTAGTAAAGCCGGACAACACATGCCagtagagaagagagagagaggaagagaggagCAGGCCCTTGCAGGCGGGATtttggagggagagagagagataatttCTTCCACAAGCAGACAAGCCGTGGCCGTACCGTTGATGAAAAAGCCAGAATCCTCCTTTGTATTTGCAAACGCACTCTTTGATTTCTACACACGCCTTTACTATAATTAACTAtcaaacactttgtctagagagagagagtaacgGGTTGAGTCAACTGTCAACTGAAGGTGTTGATGGAGCTGTAAATGCTGGCGATTTCGTCACAGAAATTCCGAGACCCCTAACCGGACGCATATGTTTTTCCATCCCTTTTATCACGGCTGCTATTATATCGCTTCAATGAAATCACTTCCTGCACTCATTAGCTCTCTATTTTCGTAGATATATCGTGATTTTTGAGTAAAAGTAGACAATTGTGTTTGATGGAAGAGCTGCGAGAGATCAATCAGAGACCTCAGCAATTTGGATCCGATGACAAATCAAATTCAAGCAATTCCGAGACTGATGAAATTGCTGATTCAAATGTGAAGTCAAAAATAGAGGGGGAAAACAAATGTCCGTCGCATGTAATCGACGTGAAATGTGATGGATTTGTGGGCGAAAATCAGAGGGTGTGTAGAATATGCCATTTGAATGCGAAGGAATGTGGCAAGAATTCGATGGAGTTGATTGAGCTTGGCTGTGGATGCAAAGGGGAGCTGGGAGTTGCTCATTTGCATTGCGCCGAGGCCTGGTTTAGAGTCAGAGGAAATAGGTAAGTCTGAGTTTATTGAAATTTTTTCATATACTTGATGCTATATAGTACTATTAAGTTATTTGATTGATTAACTGTTGGGGAAGTGTTCTGTTTTCTTGAATCGTGTTGATCCATGGCTGTTTAAACTCAAAAAGTTATGCACTTTGTGGTTGAACTTAtaatatgtatgtgtgtgtgtgtgtgtgagagagagagagagagaggtttggaTGGAACTGATAGAGGTTTGACTTGATTGGAAAGAGAGGTGCAATGCAAATTTCTTGTGAAATTCGAATTAGTTTGTATAAACTCAAAAGTTCTGCAGTTTGTGAATTATGATTgagcttagagagagagagagagagagagaggaagtgtTGTTTGCTTGGAATGGATAGAGGTTTCCCTTGTTTGAAATGAGAGGTGGAATGCAAAACATTTTGCAGTCATGAAACTTTTGGTTTGGATTGTGTAAATTTGAAATCTTTACATGGGATTGACCGTGAGTTGATCAAGTAAGTTTCTTGATCTTAAAAGTCTTACCATTTGATCCTTGAGTATACAATCTCTTATGTGAACTTTCTATGAGAGTATAAAAGCTTATTCTTGACTATAGGGGGTATGAGGCTCGTAATTCTCGATAATGTATTCGTTTCAGTTGATTTGTGGTACTCTACTGGTATGCTAGTTTTCTTTGTTCTGGCCTTCTGAGTACTTAAGTCAGCCGACATTGTGATCTCCCCATTATAATGTCTATGTGCATTGAATCTACGAGGCCCTAATTGTTTATCAGAGGAGAAGCCTATAATACATCATAAGCATGGCTCTGCCTTGAAAAAGATCTTCTGCATAGTTCATGGGTTTTATTTTCATCTTGGCTAAAATTCTGCTGCCTTTCATTATATCATGACTAGTATTACATGATAGTTACTTATGTCGCCTTAGTTTCTCAATTAAATTCCAAAATAATCACTGCAGAAGATTTGCGAATTCGAGATCTAAACTTCTCACTCCTGATAACTGATGATGTAGGGTGTCGGTATCATGTTACTATATGTCTATATGCACGCATTTGGAAGTCGTAATGCTTAGTTTCATGCACATTGTTTTTTCATCATTGTGCTCTGAGGTAGATTTTGTCCATGCTTATATTTCTTTGATAGTTCGTTGCTTAACTTACGGTGGTTCATCCTGTTATGTACGAACCCTCAacctaaaatatataaaaaatataacctTCGACTCTTGGTTGCAGAATGTGTGAGATATGCAGTGAGACTGCAAAGAACATTACTGGTGTGGGGGACATCCGATTCATGGAAGAATGGAGCGAGTCTCAAACCGGGGAAACGGGTTCTAGCCCATCAGGCGAAACCAGAAGATGCTTGAGTGGGCAGCCGTTATGTAACTTCTTGATGGCGTGTCTGGTAATAGCATTCGTCCTCCCATGGTTTTTCCGTGTAAATATGTTATAGACGAGACCCATTGAACGCGAAAATTGAACGTAGCTCTGCTTCTTGGTCGTTTTTTCCGACTGTTTTTGGAGTTATAGGCCACCATTTTCCCACTCTGTTATACAAATTAAGTTCTTTCGCGTGGTTTGCATAGTCTTCTCTTAATTGTTTTGAGtagttttttgtaatttattttcaagAACGAGTGTTTCATGGTGTCATACGTATAGACGCGGATgacattcttttcttttttgtggaACACTTGTGCCTATCGCCTCTTGCTCGACCAAGAACAAACAATATCTTAAAACAATGATGACATTATTTGATATCTCTCTTCAAGTGGACCCAAGAATTTTAATCTTACACACCTTTGATGTACAAAAATCGGATCATGTTGTAAGCCCTTATTTAGGTATTTTTCAATTTCGGATTTTTGTTCACCAACTACTACTAAATATAATGACTACTCCATTTTATATGCATCACGTTCAATGATGCTAGGTGAGCATAATTTTTTGAGTAAAACATCTCTAGACGACTAGACTAGAATATTGTGACGACCTATTTTTTCAACGAGGCTGGTGATTAGTTTAAGTTTCTTTTCACATATTAATTGCCATTTCTTAAGTAAATATTTAGAATGTCAATATCCAGATAAGAACCTTACCAAAATGAAAATAGTTTCACGAGTTAATTTAATCTTctgtttacatatatatattgtacTTTGTTTTGTTCTTTTAAACAACTCAAAAGTGGCAGTTTaggaatattatatttttaggaAAAAGCAAATGATATAAAAGTATATATTTAAGCATGACACAAAGGAAACGAAACATAAATCCGTTGTAGTCTAGTTGGTTAGGATACTCGGCTCTCACCCGAGAGACCCGGGTTCAAGTCCCGGCAAcggaatattttatttttattcagaTTTTATTGATAAATGTTTTTTTTGTCAAGATCTTAATTTGTGATTTCCGGAACATTTAGATTTTTGTCTTTGTTTATTTTGGACAAGTTTATATAAACTCGTGAatttaacaacttttgtcatCAAGTGAATTTAACTACTTTTAGATTTGGCTAGATGAATTAGTTAGGGCTGTCAATTTTCGACACGACACGAAAtcgcacgaaattaatgggttacTAACACGCACGATAAGGTTTGGGTCCTTATTGGGTCGACATGataaggacctgataatttcgGGTCGGATTGGGTTGGGTTGGGTTCGGGTTGGATTCAGGTAACCCGatagtgatattattatttttattaaatatttattttaattttttaatttttgatttctaattttttatcttcactTCAGTTTAGGGTTTCAATATCTTCCATTCTTCCAACTTTCGCCGCACACCCAAGTTTATCTTCACTCTAGTttagtttagggtttcagtaTCTTCCATTTTTTAACTATTGTTTCTTTTATTATACTTTTATGCTTC harbors:
- the LOC131013526 gene encoding uncharacterized protein LOC131013526; the encoded protein is MEELREINQRPQQFGSDDKSNSSNSETDEIADSNVKSKIEGENKCPSHVIDVKCDGFVGENQRVCRICHLNAKECGKNSMELIELGCGCKGELGVAHLHCAEAWFRVRGNRMCEICSETAKNITGVGDIRFMEEWSESQTGETGSSPSGETRRCLSGQPLCNFLMACLVIAFVLPWFFRVNML